Genomic window (Nitrospirota bacterium):
TCCCCCCCCTGATTACAGATGGTGCGTTACAGGAACACTTCCTATTGGCTTAAGTTATGTATGCAACGGCTCCCTCGCTGTATCTGTATCCTGCGCCTGGGATGCTGATACAGATACAGAGACAGGAACATGGCAGCAGTGCACCAGCCTTGAGATCTCATCAGGAACAGATGGGCCCACAGAGGACGGGGCATTCAACCTTCCTGTATTTGTAAGGGATAATGCTGACAACACGGCGCAGAGGACATTCGGCTTGAGCATAAGCCAGGTAGTCGGGCTGCACATCTGTCAAGACTACAGGGTATGGAATAATGACTCGACATCAAGGTATTTTGTTAATGGAGGCGGCTGTTATCAGATTGCAACCGGCGGCGAGATAACAACCGTTAGTACCGGCGGACTGCTTCAAAATGGTGAAGTCATTGTGCGGCATACCGGCGGCGGATGCGGGGGTTCTGATACTGCGATAAATTATAATCAGGCGATCTTTGCCGATAATAACTCTGATTGCTGTATCAACCATGACCAGTCTGACAAGACCTGTCCCTGATCTGTCAGACGGCTGATATTGAGATTTAAAGACTTTAATATGCGATGTCATTTTTCAGGAGGTGTATTATGTTAAAAGACAGGAGAGGCTTTAACATAGTGGAGATGGCGCTGGTTCTTGTTGTAGTGGGCGTGCTCATTGCTGTTGGTATTGCGATGCTGATACCTTTGACAAACAGGGTGAAGCATAAGTCGACAGAGAAGATAATAGCAGACGCCGCAGAGGCGGTCATAGGTTTTGCGGATATAAATCACCGGCTGCCGACCGCTGACGAGTTCAATGATGTCTCGGGCAATTTAACTGATACATGGGGGAATCCCCTTGTTTATATCCCGGATCTGAACCTTGTAATTGAAAATAGTATCTGTCTGAGAAACGTGTCAGATACAACAGTGAATGTATGCGGGGATTCTTCATGCGCATCTCCCATAGCTAATGCGGATAATTCAGCATTTCTTATCCTTAGTCCCGGCCCGAATCTTAATATTCAGACAGATATATATGGCAGCTCTAACAGTAATGGGAACTCAAACTCTAACGGCAACTCTAATGAGAATGAGAATATGAACGGCAACTCAAATACTAATGATAATGATAACTCAAACTCCAATGGCAATGGCAATGAGAACGGCAACTCTAATGAGAATGAAAATGATAACCTGAACTCCAATGGCAATGGCAATGAGAACGGCAACTCTAATGAGAATGAAAACTCAAACTCTAATAGCAATGGCAATGAAAATAGCAGCACTGACGCCCTTATAAATGTATATACCGAGGGATTAGCCGGGATAGATGATTACGCCGATGAACTGGACAGGCCGGAAGCATATGATGATATCGTCAAGTGGGTAGTGCTTCCTGAGCTAAGGCTCAGGGCAGGATGTGAGGGGAGCCTGTTGAGGATACTTGAAAATCCGCTTCCTTCAGGGCTTATATCTCAGGCATATGATACTGATATCTTTGCCACAGGCGGAGTGCCCTGGGCTGACGGGGCGGATGCTGATACTGCAGATGATTACAGATGGTGCGTGACCTCAAGCCTGCCTGACGGCTTAAGCTACAGCTGCAACGGCGCTCTTGTTTCCTCTGCATCATGCGGCTGGAATGCCGAAACCGCTACAGAGACCGGGACATGGCAGCAGTGCACCAGCCTTACGATATCAGGTTCACCCGCAACAAGCGGTTCTTTCAGCCTGCCGGTATATGTGAGGGATAATGGCGACAATACTGACATGAGGTCATTTGCCTTTACAATAAGCCAGATCTCAGGGTTGCATATCTGTCCTCAATACAGGGTATGGAATACTGACCCCGGCACTGATACGGATTATCTTATAAGGGCTGGCAGTGAGCCCGGCGATCCCATTCCTTCAGGAGGTGAATGTGATAATGTTCCACTTGATAATGAGATAACCGCTGATCTCAAAACCCTTATACGGGGAGAGGTGCTGGAGCAGCATTCTACTGCAAACGGTTCCTGTGGGGGCATGGAGGCTCGTTTGACCTATAACCAGGCGATAGCATTGGATACAAACGGTGACTGCTGCCTTGATTTTGATAATAATGTTGTTATTGAAAAGATCTGCCCGTGATCTTTGTGTTAACGGCATATAAAGGACAAGAGTTTTAAGAGGTATTTCATGAGTTTTATAAAGGATACAAAAGGGATTGCTCTTATTCAACTGGTTCTATTAGTTATATTGATAGGCGTGCTCGTGGCTTATGGCATCAGGCAGTTAGGGCCGGAGGTCGCAAAGGAAAAGCGGCTCAATACGAAGAATAAAATAGACGCGGCTGTTCAGGCTGTCGTAGGTTTTGCAGCAGCAAATGACCACCTTCCAACCATTGCTCAGTTTCCCGGGGTGGTAAGGGATCCGCAGGATGTATGGGGGAATGACCTTGTCTACCGTCCTGATGACAATCTTGACAATGATGACAGCACTATCTGCGGAAGAAGCACGACCGATACTGTTGTCAATGAATGCGGGGAAGACGGGACATGTGTTTCCTATAAAGGAAATGCAGATGTTGCATTTTTAATATTCAGCATCGGGGAGAACCTGAACAGACAGACACGCGTTAATGTGGTTGGAGCAAGCGCGACCGTCCAGACATATGAGTATGGATTAGCGGGAATCGATGATGATACCGGAGGCATTAACAGGCCGGAGCCATATAAGGATATCGTTGTCTGGATGGGACTTAATGAATTAAAGATAAAGGCGGGCTGCCTCGCCGATCAGTTCAAGATAGTCAATAGCTCTCTGCCTTCAGGAACTATTAACCTTCCATATATTATAAATTTATATGCCCAGGGAGGGGTTTCCCTGACAGACGGGGGCGATTCAGAAACCGAACCTGATTATGAGTGGTGTGTGACAAGAGACCTTCCAAACGGCCTGAATTATCTGTGTAACGGCAGTCTCGCTGTTTCTGCCGACTGCCGCCTTTCAACCGCCACATGGAATCAGTGCACAAACCTTACAATCTCCGGGACACCGGATGTGGAGGGTGTTACCAATCTTCCCATATATGCAAGGGATGGTGACAGTAACATTACACAAAAGGTTTTTGGCCTGCTCATAAGGCCGACCCCCGGATTGCATGTATGTGAAGAAATCGATGGCTGGTACAGGGTATGGAATAATACAGGTAACAAACATGATTTTCAACTTACAGGAGAATCATGTTATGAGATTGCAGAAGGGGATGAAATAACTGTTGACGGCAGTTCCAGGACGCTTAGCCGGAACGAAGTAATAAATCAATACGCCACATCAAACGGGGCATGCAATAATCTGGCGAATATCGCAAGCTTTAATCAGGCGGTTCTCGCTGATATCAATGCTGATTGCTGTATAAAATTTACTGACTATGACTCGCCTGATTATGTGATATTTGTAGACAGAACATGTCCAGGTGCAGCCGATGATAATGACCATGACGGATATACAACCGAAACTGACTGCAATGACAGTGACCCGGACATTAATCCGGGAGTTTCTGACATCGACTGTGACAATGTAGACGAGGACTGTGACGGCACTCCGGATGATGGTTATGTTGAAACCCCAACGAGCTGTGGAGTGGGCGTATGTGCTTCAACTGGACAGATGCAGTGCCAGAGCGGAAGCGTGGTGGATACCTGTTCAGTAGGGTCTCCTTCAGAATCACCTGAATCTTCATGCTCTGACGGCTTTGATAACGACTGCGACGGTTTAACTGATGGTGCAGACCCGAATTGCATTACAGATATCTGCGCGGCCGGCGGTATGACTGTATTAAATAGTACAGGCTCAAATAAGAAATATAAGATAAATCTCGAAACCAGTTGTAACACATGGACGAAGAACACCACAAATATTGTGGGATCGACAGCTACCTGGAAAATTTATTCAGGGAGTGGCAGCTGCTCTACTCTTCTCTGTACAAAAACATATTCAGATTTCAGGGCAGTCGATGTGAACAATAATTGCAATGCAAGGATCACCGGCTCATGTACGCTGGGTGATAATTAAATACTCCCCTTATCTCCTCTCCCATGACGGGAGGGGAGATATTTCGCAGTCTCTTGGAAAGAGCAGGTTCCACCTTTGACATGAACGGTCAATTTTGCTATTCTTGCATTATAATCAGCTTGAAAGATAAGGCGGGAGAAGACTGTGTTACTCTTTATTGCATTTTTCCTCATAGGTTACGGCTTTTATTTATTAACGCATATCCCTCCTGACGCTTCAGAAGAGATCATTGCCTTGATGGCGATGGCAGGGAAATTCGCCATTTTGATAGGGTGCGCAAAGGTGGCATTCTTTGCGTTGAGATACAAAACCCGTTCAACACATCTGACCCTGGTAGAGAGGATCAAGGCAAGGTTTACCAAAAATTTCGTTTCCAAGCGTGTAAAGCGGTGAGATTCTGCTAAAATATAGACATGCAACAGGCCACACAGGCCGGTTAATGTATTATTCCTTGAGGAACCATGCAGATAAGAGATAGAGAAAAAGGGTTCAGTCTGGTCGAGCTTGCTATCGTAATGATAATAATCGGGCTGCTCTTCGCATTAGGGCTTAAGATGCTGGGGCCCTTGGTGAACAGGCTGAAGCATACCGATACCAAAGAGACCATTAATGCCGCTTATGAAGCGGTAATAGGCTATGCCGCAACACATGATAAATTGCCTACAGTTGATGAATTCAAATCTATAGCTACGACTTCCAAGGATGTATGGGGAAACGATATTATATACAGGCCTGCTGATGAGCTTACAGTAGATGGTACTGTTTGTGCGAGAAGCACAACCAATTTATATGTTTGTGATAAAGATGCGG
Coding sequences:
- a CDS encoding putative metal-binding motif-containing protein; protein product: MSFIKDTKGIALIQLVLLVILIGVLVAYGIRQLGPEVAKEKRLNTKNKIDAAVQAVVGFAAANDHLPTIAQFPGVVRDPQDVWGNDLVYRPDDNLDNDDSTICGRSTTDTVVNECGEDGTCVSYKGNADVAFLIFSIGENLNRQTRVNVVGASATVQTYEYGLAGIDDDTGGINRPEPYKDIVVWMGLNELKIKAGCLADQFKIVNSSLPSGTINLPYIINLYAQGGVSLTDGGDSETEPDYEWCVTRDLPNGLNYLCNGSLAVSADCRLSTATWNQCTNLTISGTPDVEGVTNLPIYARDGDSNITQKVFGLLIRPTPGLHVCEEIDGWYRVWNNTGNKHDFQLTGESCYEIAEGDEITVDGSSRTLSRNEVINQYATSNGACNNLANIASFNQAVLADINADCCIKFTDYDSPDYVIFVDRTCPGAADDNDHDGYTTETDCNDSDPDINPGVSDIDCDNVDEDCDGTPDDGYVETPTSCGVGVCASTGQMQCQSGSVVDTCSVGSPSESPESSCSDGFDNDCDGLTDGADPNCITDICAAGGMTVLNSTGSNKKYKINLETSCNTWTKNTTNIVGSTATWKIYSGSGSCSTLLCTKTYSDFRAVDVNNNCNARITGSCTLGDN
- a CDS encoding prepilin-type N-terminal cleavage/methylation domain-containing protein, which produces MLKDRRGFNIVEMALVLVVVGVLIAVGIAMLIPLTNRVKHKSTEKIIADAAEAVIGFADINHRLPTADEFNDVSGNLTDTWGNPLVYIPDLNLVIENSICLRNVSDTTVNVCGDSSCASPIANADNSAFLILSPGPNLNIQTDIYGSSNSNGNSNSNGNSNENENMNGNSNTNDNDNSNSNGNGNENGNSNENENDNLNSNGNGNENGNSNENENSNSNSNGNENSSTDALINVYTEGLAGIDDYADELDRPEAYDDIVKWVVLPELRLRAGCEGSLLRILENPLPSGLISQAYDTDIFATGGVPWADGADADTADDYRWCVTSSLPDGLSYSCNGALVSSASCGWNAETATETGTWQQCTSLTISGSPATSGSFSLPVYVRDNGDNTDMRSFAFTISQISGLHICPQYRVWNTDPGTDTDYLIRAGSEPGDPIPSGGECDNVPLDNEITADLKTLIRGEVLEQHSTANGSCGGMEARLTYNQAIALDTNGDCCLDFDNNVVIEKICP